From Ochotona princeps isolate mOchPri1 chromosome X, mOchPri1.hap1, whole genome shotgun sequence, one genomic window encodes:
- the CXHXorf38 gene encoding uncharacterized protein CXorf38 homolog isoform X1, protein MVLSELAARLNCTEYKNWVKAGHCLLLLRSCLQGFVGQEVLSFHRSLLAATPSLGPRATCRGGSRCSPRARQFQPQCEVCAEWKRQILKHHVNRNGDVHWGNCRPGLWPVDAWEVAKAFMPRGLTGKKGPEECDAVALLSLINSCDHFVVDRKRVTEVIRCRNEIMHSSDMKVSSPWLQDFQVKIQNFLSEFKTIPEIVAANSRIEQLLLSDWAVYLPEGDQLDGCECAEGTYMSISQVNEIEMELLKEKLQELYMQAEEPDVSPQEISDRLAAMEEFLRNNEDLRNGLTEDMQKLDSLHLQHQKPEAEEPGEEPPANAAEGCPPAKIRRVP, encoded by the exons ATGGTGTTGTCGGAGTTGGCTGCCCGCTTGAACTGTACAGAGTACAAGAACTGGGTGAAGGCTGGTCACTGCTTGCTGCTTTTGCGCAGCTGCCTGCAGGGCTTCGTCGGCCAGGAAGTGCTCTCCTTCCACCGCAGCCTGCTCGCCGCAACTCCTAGCCTGGGCCCCCGCGCCACCTGTCGCGGCGGCTCGCGTTGCAGCCCGCGCGCCCGCCAG TTTCAGCCTCAGTGTGAGGTGTGCGCAGAGTGGAAACGGCAGATTTTGAAACATCACGTCAACCGGAATGGAGACGTGCACTGGGGAAACTGCCGACCAGGCCTCTGGCCTGTCGACGCCTGGGAGGTGGCCAAG GCCTTCATGCCCCGAGGACTGACAGGCAAGAAAGGACCCGAGGAATGTGACGCAGTTGCGCTTTTAAGCCTCATCAACTCCTGTGATCACTTTGTGGTTGATCGAAAAAGAGTCACAGAG GTGATTAGGTGTCGTAATGAAATCATGCACTCCTCAGACATGAAAGTATCCTCCCCATGGCTTCAAGACTTTCAGGTGAAGATCCAGAATTTTCTGAGTGAATTCAAGACTATCCCAGAGATTGTGGCGGCAAACTCCAGAATCGAacag CTGTTGCTTTCCGACTGGGCAGTTTACCTCCCCGAGGGAGATCAGCTAGATGGCTGTGAATGTGCCGAGGGAACTTATATGAGCATTAGCCAAGTGAATGAAATTGAAATGGAATTGCTAAAGGAGAAGCTTCAGGAGCTGTACATGCAAGCGGAAGAACCTGACGTGTCACCTCAAGAG ATCTCGGATCGACTGGCAGCAATGGAGGAATTTCTGAGAAACAATGAGGATCTTAGAAATGGTCTCACGGAAGACATGCAGAAGCTAGACagcctccacctacagcaccAAAAACCAGAGGCAGAGGAGCCTGGGGAGGAACCGCCTGCAAATGCAGCCGAAG GTTGCCCTCCAGCAAAAATCAGGCGCGTTCCGTGA
- the CXHXorf38 gene encoding uncharacterized protein CXorf38 homolog isoform X2, with protein sequence MVLSELAARLNCTEYKNWVKAGHCLLLLRSCLQGFVGQEVLSFHRSLLAATPSLGPRATCRGGSRCSPRARQFQPQCEVCAEWKRQILKHHVNRNGDVHWGNCRPGLWPVDAWEVAKVIRCRNEIMHSSDMKVSSPWLQDFQVKIQNFLSEFKTIPEIVAANSRIEQLLLSDWAVYLPEGDQLDGCECAEGTYMSISQVNEIEMELLKEKLQELYMQAEEPDVSPQEISDRLAAMEEFLRNNEDLRNGLTEDMQKLDSLHLQHQKPEAEEPGEEPPANAAEGCPPAKIRRVP encoded by the exons ATGGTGTTGTCGGAGTTGGCTGCCCGCTTGAACTGTACAGAGTACAAGAACTGGGTGAAGGCTGGTCACTGCTTGCTGCTTTTGCGCAGCTGCCTGCAGGGCTTCGTCGGCCAGGAAGTGCTCTCCTTCCACCGCAGCCTGCTCGCCGCAACTCCTAGCCTGGGCCCCCGCGCCACCTGTCGCGGCGGCTCGCGTTGCAGCCCGCGCGCCCGCCAG TTTCAGCCTCAGTGTGAGGTGTGCGCAGAGTGGAAACGGCAGATTTTGAAACATCACGTCAACCGGAATGGAGACGTGCACTGGGGAAACTGCCGACCAGGCCTCTGGCCTGTCGACGCCTGGGAGGTGGCCAAG GTGATTAGGTGTCGTAATGAAATCATGCACTCCTCAGACATGAAAGTATCCTCCCCATGGCTTCAAGACTTTCAGGTGAAGATCCAGAATTTTCTGAGTGAATTCAAGACTATCCCAGAGATTGTGGCGGCAAACTCCAGAATCGAacag CTGTTGCTTTCCGACTGGGCAGTTTACCTCCCCGAGGGAGATCAGCTAGATGGCTGTGAATGTGCCGAGGGAACTTATATGAGCATTAGCCAAGTGAATGAAATTGAAATGGAATTGCTAAAGGAGAAGCTTCAGGAGCTGTACATGCAAGCGGAAGAACCTGACGTGTCACCTCAAGAG ATCTCGGATCGACTGGCAGCAATGGAGGAATTTCTGAGAAACAATGAGGATCTTAGAAATGGTCTCACGGAAGACATGCAGAAGCTAGACagcctccacctacagcaccAAAAACCAGAGGCAGAGGAGCCTGGGGAGGAACCGCCTGCAAATGCAGCCGAAG GTTGCCCTCCAGCAAAAATCAGGCGCGTTCCGTGA